The Lolium perenne isolate Kyuss_39 chromosome 6, Kyuss_2.0, whole genome shotgun sequence genome segment TTTTTAAGTAAGGTTATGAACTGAACTGCTGTCTGGGAATTGATAACGATATAATTATCCACTTGAGTGATTGACTATTAGCCATTCATATGGGGAACTGGATTTTATATGGCCAATTCAGACTGCAACTAGTTGGGCGCTTGAGTTACTTCTCTGTTTCATGATCCTACAATGTAGCATGTCTAATAACCAACTATGTTGATCTCTTCAGGTCCTTTCAAGATCAACGGCGTGCCAGTTCGCCGTGTGAACCAGACCTATGTCATTGCCACATCCACAAAGGTCGACATCTCTTGTGTTAAGGTTGATAAGTTTGATGACAAATACTTCGCGAGGGAGAAGAAGACCCGGGccaagaagaccgagggggagctGTTTGAGACAGAGAAGGAGGTACACATCCATGAAGAATCTCCATTTGATTCTGGTTCCAGTCTTTGCTATGATACTTCACTTATTCTAATGCCTAATTCTATCTTTTATCTGTTAAACCTACAGGCAACCAAGAACCTGCCTGACTTCAAGAAGGATGACCAGAAGGCCATCGATGCTGAGCTGATCAAGGCTATCGAGGCTGTCCCAGAGCTTAAGAACTATCTTAGTGCCCGGTTCTCCCTCAGGGACGGTGACAAGCCCCATGAGATGTCCTTCTAAGCTACAAGTTCCTGAGTTTGGGAAGCGTTTTGCCTAGCTTGTTTCTGAACTTTGTACCCTCTTAGTTAACTTCCTATATCTGTTGGAGTGACTGTCAAATATTATGAGAAGATTTAAGAGAATCATTTTCAGCCTTGGTGCTTCGTTGTGACATTTGTCCAATACTTAACGTCATTATTGTGCTGTGATTTGTTTTCACAGTAGATTGTTCTGAATGTGAGTAAGATTTTATTAAAAACAGCTTgagcaaatataaaacaaaaatgtgctgTTGGAGTTCTCGTCGAGGCCCAAGAATAACTCGTATTTTTCAGTCTTGCTCAACTAATGAGCAAGAGAAGCTCGAAACTTGCAGCGTGCAAAGTCAACCATCAGAGGGATGATTACAAGCCCAATTCTAACGGCGCGTGGTCTGTGTTATGGTCAAGATGACATCTTCATATCAGCGTGTAAATTAGCTAGAAAAATCGCTTTGAATCTTGTACTACATTTTTTTTTCTGATTCCGTCAGCATGATATGATCTTACTATTTTGAAGTCGGATGAAAAGAACAATAACAAAGCTGAGAATCGGCAACCAGTTAGCAGCTGTGTAAATTACATTGACAATCGATAGTACGAGTCAACATTATGGAAGATGTCGACGAGACAAATATTGTGAAGATATGCTCCTGACAACCATGAGAATTTTTTGATGTTTCAAGACCATCATTGATACCAGGAAGGAGATTATGTTGTCGAACAAAGGATCAAAGATTATTTATTGCAAGCGATGACATCTTATTGACGCGCAAAAAAGAAGATGACTTTGCCCTAACATAATTATTAAAAACACAACTTTTATTAAAAATTTCAAGCATAGATCGGGGTTCTCCACCTCTTTCGACGTTGACAAGACTGCCAAAGAAGAGTGGATCAACCTATTGagaaggtggaggcggcggctaggttcCTTAAAGAAGCGTTGGCTATCAgtagatatatatattttttacttTCAAACAGATCTAATAACACAGAAAGCTCTACACATGTATTGGAAGAATACAAACCAAGTATGGACCATGAGTCAAACCCGTGTCAATAGATATGTGACATTCTCCTCAATTGAGAATAAGAAGAGGATAGCGGTGACTGGAATGGATGGATATGATCGTTGACATAGGCGGACCCAACCATCTCTAAGGCCGGGCACTATatctggccatgggcagcccggcccgaccggcccggcccggcccgaaatTTCCGGGCTTGGGCCAGCCCGAGCATGCTGGTGGGCCGAGCCTTGGCCGAAAATTTAGGCCCGGTGACTATGATGGGCCGGGCCTGGGCTTGACAAATGCATGAAATAAGGAAGAGGCCCGGCCCGAGGCCCGACGGGCTTTTGGTGTGATGGGCCGGGCTTGGGCCTAAAAGTTAGGCCCGATGGTCGGGCCTGGGCCTGGTTTTTTTGCATCGGGCTTTGTTAGGCCCGGCCCGAAGCCCGGCCCGGCCTGAAGAATGCCCAGGTACGCCGGGCACGCACTCGGGCTTTCGACCGGCGGTGCAGCTTATTTTGATGATTTTTTTAAATATAATTTAATCGGTTTTACCGTGTGTCTAGGCTTGATGAAAATTTTAGGTTCGCTACTGATCACTGTCCTCCTAGATTCGCACATCGTTGTGTCAACACATTGATCCAACAACCTATTGGTCCTATCTAACATGACATGAAAATTGCTTGAATGCATGAGGTAAAACCGGGTTCAAAATTTGTTAGAGAAAATATTCCCGTAGAATTTTCACTAAAGGGGGGAATATGCGAAGGAAACAAGGAGGCGGCCGAAAGAAGAcacaaaacccatctagggttccgtCCTCCTCGCCGGTGATACCGCCGGTCCGCTCTACCTCCGGTggccttggggccttggaggtgtggcggaTCACGGTCCCTCGCCGGCGGGGAGTTTCCGTTCTTAATTTAGTTTGTTTTTCAGTCTCTTTTTtgggatggtgaggcggcggctacatcctgaagtcagaataaggtcctccccgccctatcctcgctccggtggtgcatctagcgctgACGGAGGGCGCGTGGAGTTGTATGCCCGTCGGATCTCCTGGGATCCGGTCGGTTTTCGTGTTTATTGGTGTGGTTTCATGATAGTCTCTTCCGATCTGcggttgtcatcat includes the following:
- the LOC127307358 gene encoding large ribosomal subunit protein eL6, translating into MAPSSKMALGIKRASRSNTYHRRGLWAIKAKNGGAFPKAATPAAVAEPKFYPADDVKPRTVSTRKPKPTKLRSTITPGTVLILLAGRYMGKRVVFLKQLKSGLLLITGPFKINGVPVRRVNQTYVIATSTKVDISCVKVDKFDDKYFAREKKTRAKKTEGELFETEKEATKNLPDFKKDDQKAIDAELIKAIEAVPELKNYLSARFSLRDGDKPHEMSF